The genomic region GTAGCCCTCGCTGTCCATGGCAACCGTGCTTGACGACAGAACACCGTCCACATCGAATACGATAGCTTTTATTTTATTTAACTCGTAGTCTATCATTGTATTACAACAGATAATTAAATACTTTCTATATACTTATTTCTTACTTCTTTCGTGAATGCTCTGCGCCATCAGTTGGTAGAGCTGTTGCGCCCTTGGATTGTCGTTCATAAGCTGCATTTGTGCCGCGATAATGTTTTCATCGTAGCGAATGGCAGGTCCTGTCTGTGCCTCGTGGGGCAACAGTTCGTGCACTTTTTTAGCCGTTTCATCGGTCAGTGGCAACATTATATCGAAAGGAAGACCCACCTTTTGCAGCACTTCGGCTGCCATATCGTAGCAGAAATTGGTATAATTGCATGCCCATACGGCAGCCAAATGCAGGTAACGGCGGTCGGAAGAGCACAGTTCGCGAACGTTGTTGCTGACGGATTGCGCCACTTCGGTGATGCTTTTAATTGTCGCAGGACTATCCGCTTCTATGAAAACCGGAATGTTTCGGAAGTCCACAATGCGTGTCTTGGAGAACGTCTGCATGGGATAGAACACGCCAAAATGCCTTGCCCGACCACGAAAGACGTCAATCGGCACTGAACCTGCGGTATGAACAAACAGCTTCTCGGTGCGATTGGGACACAATCTGCCTATAACTGCATCGAGCACACTGTCTCTCACCGCTATGATATAGAGGTCGGCATCGTTCGTTATCGTGTCCAAGCTGTCTGTCGGCGCGGCATTCAGCTTCTCAGCCAATAGGTTTGCTGCCGTCATTGTATGGCTGTAAACCTGCACAATGTCGTGTCGTGCGTTGCAAAGGGCATGCCCCAGAACGGTGGCAAGATTGCCTGCACCTATCAATGCTATCTTCATAATAGGCACAAAATTAATAAATTTGAAAAGAAAAACAATACTTTCTTCTCTTTTTTACAAAACATTCGTTACATTTGCAAATAGTGTTTGCACACCCATCTGTGCACATTCGGTAGCACTTTGTTTGCCATATGGAAGTTAAAACCAGTATCATAACACGCAGTAAAGACCTGCCCGAGCTTTGCAAAGGCACTTTTTTCCACAGTCGCGACCTGTTCTGCATGTTGGAACAGACCCCTCGACTGAAGCCGTGCATGGTGGTGGCAACTGACGAAAACGGCGAAACCATCGGGCAAATCCTTGCTCAAATTCGTGTGAAACGACGCATTCTTGGCATTAATTTCACCCGAAGAGCACGTGTTTACAGCGAAGGTTGCTACCAAGACGGCATCGACAACACAGAGAAAGGCAAACTTTTCGATGCCATGATAGATGCGCTTGTGCACCATTTGTTGCGCCATCGGTGTTACCACATAGAGCTTAGCGACATCTCAAAGAAGATGTTTGGCTACCGAACACTGCGCAAACATGGTTTCGTACCCATTCCGTGGATTCAGGTCCACCATTCCTTGCACAGCCGTGCACCCGAAGAACGGGCATCGGAAAAGGTGCTCCAGCGTATAAAGAGAGCCTTGGAAAACGGTTTTGAGACGCGTAGCGCCATGGATAAAGCTGAAATTCACCAACTCTATCGCCTCATTAAGCGATACTATATACTGCGCAAACAGCGCTACATACCCCACGAAGAACTGTTCCAACAGATTGGAAACAGTGCCTTCGGACATGTTTATGTTACGCTATACAAGGGCAGAATGGTGGGCGGAAGCGTGGTTGTGGACTCTGGAAGAGACTCCATGCTGTGGTTCGATGCGGCAATGGAGAAACGTTACATACTCTATCACCCCCACACCCTTACCGTCTGGTATGCCATCAAAGAGGCGCACAGACGCAAGCAAGACCATATCCACATTCTTAATCTCGGACTTCCGTTCTCGCGCAGCAAGTATCGCGACTTCATTCTAAGCTTCGGCGGAAAGCCCGTAAGTGCCTATCGTTGGTTCCGTTTCTCCAATTCCCTCATGCGCCGCTTTATGTTTTGGTATTACCAAATATAGCAATGGGCTGTCAGAGAAAGAGATATGATACAATGACGCTGCCGCTTTCGTGCAGTACAAATATATAAAGACAAAAACAAAATAAATAGAAAA from Prevotella nigrescens harbors:
- a CDS encoding Rossmann-like and DUF2520 domain-containing protein, whose amino-acid sequence is MKIALIGAGNLATVLGHALCNARHDIVQVYSHTMTAANLLAEKLNAAPTDSLDTITNDADLYIIAVRDSVLDAVIGRLCPNRTEKLFVHTAGSVPIDVFRGRARHFGVFYPMQTFSKTRIVDFRNIPVFIEADSPATIKSITEVAQSVSNNVRELCSSDRRYLHLAAVWACNYTNFCYDMAAEVLQKVGLPFDIMLPLTDETAKKVHELLPHEAQTGPAIRYDENIIAAQMQLMNDNPRAQQLYQLMAQSIHERSKK
- a CDS encoding GNAT family N-acetyltransferase gives rise to the protein MEVKTSIITRSKDLPELCKGTFFHSRDLFCMLEQTPRLKPCMVVATDENGETIGQILAQIRVKRRILGINFTRRARVYSEGCYQDGIDNTEKGKLFDAMIDALVHHLLRHRCYHIELSDISKKMFGYRTLRKHGFVPIPWIQVHHSLHSRAPEERASEKVLQRIKRALENGFETRSAMDKAEIHQLYRLIKRYYILRKQRYIPHEELFQQIGNSAFGHVYVTLYKGRMVGGSVVVDSGRDSMLWFDAAMEKRYILYHPHTLTVWYAIKEAHRRKQDHIHILNLGLPFSRSKYRDFILSFGGKPVSAYRWFRFSNSLMRRFMFWYYQI